In a single window of the Diospyros lotus cultivar Yz01 chromosome 10, ASM1463336v1, whole genome shotgun sequence genome:
- the LOC127811005 gene encoding G-type lectin S-receptor-like serine/threonine-protein kinase At2g19130 isoform X1, whose translation MLLVFFLAFSLNTRLSFGADTISANQSLSGDQTIVSAGGNFELGFYAPGNPSKYYICMWYKKVSTRTVAWVANRESAVSDHRSSQLKIIDGNLVLLNERKLQVWSTNQSSTISNSVVAVLGDDGNLVLTEGSKSNSTEPLWQSFDHPSGTWLPGAKLGYNWVTKTNQRLTSWKNSEDPAPGIFSLSLDEINSEYHIMRNGTKAYWTSGQWNGQFFNNVPEMKNIIGYNYNFSFINNKNDESYFTYSLDDPSLISRFIMDISGQIKMVTWVENSKAWNLFWSQPQRQCEVYDFCGAFGTCDETTKEACSCLKGFRPRSDSDWNLNDHSGGCVRNSQLQCETSGAANKERDRFWKYPNMNSPENPQTVAVGSEAECETSCLGNCSCTAYAYDRNACSIWIGELVNVKLLSGNGKTLYIKLAASEFSSSKSNKGTIIGAVAGSIVVIALLGVVFAVFWRRQRRSVGSTKAVEGSLIAFGYRDLQHATKNFSEKLGGGGFGSVFKGTLPDSTVVAVKKLESIIQGEKQFRTEVSTIGTIQHVNLVWLRGFCSEGNRKLVVYDYMQNGSLNSHLFHEKDEKVLDWKTRYQIALGTARGLAYLHEKCRDCIIHCDIKPENILLDAEFCPKVADFGLAKLMGREFSRVLTTVRGTRGYLAPEWISGVAITSKADVFSYGMMLFEVVSGRRNSEHTEEGKQKFFPTWAANVVVEGGDVLDLLDPRLDKNADAGELRRICRVACWCIQDDENHRPTMGQVVQILEGILDVNPPPVPRSLQFFVDNQENIVFFTESSSGQSSEPPSNTSTDSSQAKSPASSTDAKP comes from the coding sequence GTGGGAATTTCGAATTGGGTTTCTACGCACCAGGTAACCCTTCCAAGTATTACATATGCATGTGGTACAAGAAAGTGTCCACTAGAACTGTAGCTTGGGTAGCTAATAGAGAATCAGCCGTCTCAGATCACCGTTCCTCACAACTCAAAATCATAGATGGCAACTTGGTGCTTCTCAATGAGCGGAAACTCCAAGTTTGGTCCACCAATCAGAGCTCTACAATTTCGAATTCTGTTGTAGCAGTTCTTGGGGATGATGGTAATTTGGTTTTGACAGAAGGGTCCAAATCCAATTCCACAGAACCACTTTGGCAAAGTTTTGATCACCCAAGCGGTACTTGGTTGCCTGGTGCCAAGCTCGGATATAATTGGGTTACTAAAACCAATCAACGCCTTACTTCATGGAAGAATTCTGAAGATCCTGCTCCAGGGATATTCTCTCTTAGTCTAGATGAAATTAATAGTGAGTATCATATAATGCGGAATGGGACTAAAGCCTACTGGACTAGTGGTCAATGGAATGGGCAGTTTTTCAACAATGTTCCTGAAATGAAGAACATTAttggttataattataattttagctttatcaacaacaaaaatgatGAGAGTTATTTCACATATTCTCTCGATGATCCTTCATTAATTTCTAGATTTATCATGGATATATCCGGGCAAATAAAGATGGTCACATGGGTGGAGAACAGCAAGGCGTGGAATTTGTTTTGGTCTCAGCCGCAACGACAATGTGAAGTTTATGATTTCTGTGGGGCATTTGGCACCTGCGATGAGACGACAAAAGAAGCTTGTAGTTGTTTGAAAGGTTTCAGACCTAGGTCGGACAGTGACTGGAATTTGAATGATCATTCTGGTGGGTGTGTGAGGAATTCCCAATTACAGTGCGAGACTTCTGGTGCTGCTAATAAAGAAAGAGATAGGTTTTGGAAGTATCCCAACATGAACTCGCCTGAAAATCCACAAACTGTGGCTGTTGGCAGTGAGGCAGAATGCGAAACTTCATGCTTGGGTAACTGTTCGTGCACAGCTTATGCTTATGACAGAAATGCTTGTTCGATTTGGATTGGCGAGCTTGTGAACGTGAAACTACTCTCAGGAAATGGAAAAACTCTTTATATTAAACTCGCTGCCTCTGAGTTTTCGAGTTCTAAAAGTAACAAGGGTACTATTATTGGAGCGGTTGCTGGTTCCATTGTAGTGATAGCCCTCCTGGGTGTTGTTTTTGCGGTTTTCTGGCGGCGGCAAAGGAGGTCAGTTGGATCGACAAAAGCTGTAGAGGGTTCATTGATTGCATTCGGATACAGAGATTTGCAGCATGCAACCAAGAATTTCTCTGAGAAACTGGGGGGAGGAGGCTTTGGCTCTGTTTTTAAAGGGACATTACCTGATTCAACTGTTGTAGCTGTGAAGAAGCTTGAGAGCATCATCCAAGGAGAGAAGCAATTCCGAACAGAAGTCAGCACAATTGGAACTATCCAACATGTCAATCTTGTTTGGCTTCGTGGGTTCTGCTCTGAAGGCAACAGGAAGTTGGTGGTGTATGATTATATGCAGAATGGCTCCTTGAATTCCCATCTTTTCCATGAAAAGGATGAGAAGGTTTTGGACTGGAAAACAAGGTACCAAATTGCACTGGGGACGGCTCGAGGGTTGGCTTATCTCCATGAGAAATGCAGGGACTGTATCATACACTGTGACATAAAGCCTGAAAACATTCTTTTAGATGCTGAATTCTGTCCAAAAGTTGCTGATTTTGGACTTGCAAAGCTTATGGGGCGAGAATTCAGCAGGGTTTTGACAACCGTAAGGGGAACAAGAGGCTATCTTGCACCAGAGTGGATATCTGGAGTAGCCATAACTTCCAAAGCTGATGTTTTCAGCTACGGTATGATGCTTTTTGAGGTTGTATCGGGAAGAAGAAATTCTGAGCACACCGAAGAAGGGAAACAAAAATTCTTCCCAACCTGGGCTGCAAATGTTGTCGTAGAAGGAGGCGATGTCCTTGACCTACTAGACCCCAGACTGGACAAGAATGCAGATGCAGGAGAGCTAAGGCGAATCTGTAGAGTTGCTTGTTGGTGCATCCAAGACGATGAGAACCATAGACCGACAATGGGTCAGGTAGTGCAGATCCTGGAAGGGATTCTGGATGTGAACCCACCTCCGGTTCCACGATCCCTCCAATTCTTCGTTGACAACCAGGAAAATATAGTTTTCTTCACAGAGTCATCCTCTGGCCAGAGCTCTGAACCTCCGAGCAACACTTCGACTGACTCCTCTCAGGCAAAGAGCCCTGCATCCTCGACAGATGCCAAGCCCTGA